The DNA region GCCGCCCGATTGTGCGGGCTGGCATACGAGTTCCAGGTCCTCTGTACAAAAGTAACGATTGACTCGATCCAGGGCAATTGGTTTCAGGTCGAATCGATGGGAGAAAAGATGCTCAAGGGGTTGAGCCGGCCCATCGAAATATTTCAGGCGATTTCAAAAAGGGTATAGGGAAGGGCCCGTTGGCAAAGCAAAGGAGCGAATCATAGAAGCAGGGTTTGATCATTACATTGCCAAACCCATCAACACCCGGGAGCTTCTGGTTCTGATCGAGGGGGTGTTGGGCGTCCGCCCGTAAGTTATGCAAACTACGCCGTTGTTGAAAACCTTCGCATTGTGCCGATATACTTTAGTGTCAAAACAATCAGATTTAAAGGGGTTATTAATAGTCTCGTTTTGGGATATTAAATCCCTCGCCTTCAGGCGACAACTTATAGTAAGAAAGGGGTATGGAGCATTATAGAAGGACATCGCATACCCGCTTTGACATCAAGTATCATTTGGTTTGGATCACGAAGTACCGTAAGAAGCTGTTGCGGGGAGATGTAGCGACAAGATTGCGGCAGATCGTGAGGGATATATGTGCCGAACTGGAGGTAGAGATCATCAAGGGACATATAGGTAAGGATCATGTGCATATGTTTGTGTCGTGTCCTCCGCATGTTTCCTCCAGTCATCTCATGCAACGAGTCAAGGGTAAGAGTTCACGCAAGTTGTTGCAGGAGTATAGCCATTTGAAGCGAGAGTGTTGGGGTCGGCACCTATGGGCACGAGGATTTTTCGTGGCCAGTTCCGGTAATATCACGGATGAAATGATCATAGAGTACATAGAGTCCCAAGACATATCGAAAGAAGATAAAGAGTTCAAAGTAGAAGACCCATAGTCGGGCTTTCAGCCGACTTCCGAACCCACCGGCTTCCAGCCGGTGGTCATTCAGTTATTGATAACCACTAAAGGTATGATATAATGTTTGGCGTTTGAGTCGAGTAGACCGGTTTCTCCCGATACCGCAGGTTGAGGATTGTTTTCTCCATTTGCCGCCTGGTTTCCAGGCGGTGCCACAATATTTAAACAATGAATCTGTTGGCCGCAAACCCTCACATACCGTACGTCCAGATTTCTGTCATCCATATCATAATTATTGAGGAAATAACATCAACGATAACGGATTGAAATCCTGCATTTTCATCGAGGTTAACAATTTGCGGATAACAGGAAGTATGCATCAAACGGATGAACCGAAAAACATAACTATAGGTTGATATGGATTGTTTTTTTGTTCAAATAGCATAGATTATTTCTGTCATACCCAAATTGACAACCCCCGCAACCATTACATCATTGACGGTATTTGTAAAATAAAGTAAAAATATGACGTGAACGACATGAGAGCCCGCCTGATTATAATCGTTGGTCCTACAGCCATAGGCAAAACAGAGGTTGCTATTTCCCTGGCTCGCGAGTGGAATGGTGAGATTATCAGCGCCGATTCGATGCAGGTCTACCGGCTGATGGATATCGGCACGGCAAAGCCTTCTGTTGAAGAACGGACTCTGGTGAAACATCATCTTATTGATCTTGTTAATCCTGATGCTCAATTCAATGCAGCCATGTTTATTGAGACGGCTCAGAAGATCATCAGGGAATTACATAGCCGGAGAAAGCCCATATTTGTTGTTGGCGGCACCGGCCTGTATATAAAGGCTCTGCTCGGCGGTCTTTTTAAAGGGCCGGATGCAGATGAGGGCTTAAGAAAAGTATACAGGCATGAACTCAAGCAATTCGGGAAAGAATATTTGTACGATAAGTTGAAAGAAAAGGATAAACGGGCCGCCGCCACAATCGATAAAAATGATGTTGTCCGGATCATCCGAGCCCTGGAGGTTCTGGAACTAAGCGGTGAGTCGATTGTTGAAAAACAGAAAGCCCACAAATTCAGCGACAATCTTTATGACTGCACAAGGATAGGCCTTACGATGGACCGTTCTTCCCTTTATAAAAAAATTGATCAAAGAACAGAAAAAATGATACGTGATGGTCTCGTTGACGAGGTTCAGGGACTTCTCTCTATGGGCTACCGTGAAAGCCTCAAGCCGATGCAATCGCTGGGATATAAACATATTATAAAATATATAAAAGGGTCATACACCCTTGAAGACGCCGTCAGGATAATAAAACGTGACACGCGTCACTATGCGAAACGGCAGATGACATGGTTTGGTGCGGATAAGCAGATTGCGTGGTTTTCCCCCGCAGATATTGATGCCATGAGGGGACATATTGATCTTTTTCTCTCTCAATGAGAATGCTTGCATAGAGCGTCTTTCGAAGGCATTTTTAAGCAAAGGCAGTGAAATTTCTTGACTTCGAAAGGGTATGAATATAATTAAATGTATAAATTTTTGCATGGTGTGTGTTTTTACAAATGCGAGTTATTCACACTTCTCGTGTTAAACCAGGAATAAAGCATAATCCTGGAGGGGTTCCTTTAAACATTTTTATAAAAAGAAAGGAGAACGTTATGGTTCAGCGGCTCAATTATCGAAGGGTATTGATGTTCATTGCTTTGATCGCTATGGGTATTTTCATTATTTCCTGCGGTCCGAAAGTGGTAAAACCTGTAAGCGAGATGGATACACCCGATCACCATTTTTATACGGGCATGAAATTCCTGGATCAGGGGAAGTATGCTGATGCCAAGGGAGAATTTGATCGGGCCATTGCACTCGATCCTAAATTTTCAAAGGCGTATGCGGGAAACAGTATCGTAAAAGCCTATCAGGGAGATTTCAAGGTAGCGAATGAATCCATGAAACAGGCGTGGAAGTATGCCAATAAAGATGATGAAAAGCTCTTCGTTCATGTCTGTAAAATAAGACTCTATACGGTGAGCAAAGCCGACAAGGATTGGCTCCAAGACGCAAAAGGTGAGTTCGATAAAGCAATCAAGATTGATCCAAAGTCTTCCGCAGCCTGTTATTTCATGGGATTAGCCTATAAGACCGCGTT from Deltaproteobacteria bacterium includes:
- the tnpA gene encoding IS200/IS605 family transposase, translating into MEHYRRTSHTRFDIKYHLVWITKYRKKLLRGDVATRLRQIVRDICAELEVEIIKGHIGKDHVHMFVSCPPHVSSSHLMQRVKGKSSRKLLQEYSHLKRECWGRHLWARGFFVASSGNITDEMIIEYIESQDISKEDKEFKVEDP
- the miaA gene encoding tRNA (adenosine(37)-N6)-dimethylallyltransferase MiaA, whose amino-acid sequence is MRARLIIIVGPTAIGKTEVAISLAREWNGEIISADSMQVYRLMDIGTAKPSVEERTLVKHHLIDLVNPDAQFNAAMFIETAQKIIRELHSRRKPIFVVGGTGLYIKALLGGLFKGPDADEGLRKVYRHELKQFGKEYLYDKLKEKDKRAAATIDKNDVVRIIRALEVLELSGESIVEKQKAHKFSDNLYDCTRIGLTMDRSSLYKKIDQRTEKMIRDGLVDEVQGLLSMGYRESLKPMQSLGYKHIIKYIKGSYTLEDAVRIIKRDTRHYAKRQMTWFGADKQIAWFSPADIDAMRGHIDLFLSQ